One Desulforhopalus sp. DNA segment encodes these proteins:
- the mutS gene encoding DNA mismatch repair protein MutS, producing the protein MDITPKITPMLQQYLEIKGQHENAILFYRMGDFYEMFFDDAIKASKILGITLTSRNKKTDQVQVPMCGIPYHAAQTYLAKLIHAGQRVAICEQIEDPTEAKGIVKREVVRVVSPGVITDDQLLDGKSNNYLCSLVGNHQGKGQNYGISFLDVTTGEFLVSEFPLHQENSYDIFDQLTRLSPSELLISREDKASLDPLLQQLRLLFPDICVTERDGTIYRYEAAEVLLLEHFKVMTLDGFGCGHFTVGLLAAASLLEYIIETQKAAVHHIDKLAPLDIGSILQIDDSSRRNLELTQTLAGGQRQGSLLSVLDHTCTPMGARLLKHNLLFPLQDCLRIIRRLDAVTFFFMNSSLRKELRNLLDSVYDLERLNSKMILGSGNGRDMLAMKNSLACLPEVRALLEHCDPDRLVKIRQHLDCLIDLHTLLDAAINNEAPIGIREGHLIKTGYNDELDQLVVLLRDQKKLILELEQRERETTGISKLKISFNKVFGYFIEVSKTQEAKVPDYYIRKQTLANAERFITPELKEFEDRVLGAQDRRIALEYQLFLDIRQQISENSNRIQQTARQLAVLDFFSTCAEVAYKYNYRRPEIHEGDDICIVEGRHPVIERSLPSSKFVPNDVHLDQTSEEMLIITGPNMAGKSTILRQTALIVLMAQMGSFVPAESASIGIVDRIFTRVGAMDNLRRGQSTFMVEMSETANILNNATERSLVILDEIGRGTSTFDGLSIAWAVAEDLVEKNGKGVKTLFATHYHELTSLAKENPRVQNYSIAVREWQGNVIFLHKLVKGGTSRSYGIQVAGLAGVPDKVVKRASEILKDIELGTFQQFPLEATPNTKSKTFKKSSGQLSLFSLPQDPIREYLKTINLDKCTPLDALTYLYSLKHLLDK; encoded by the coding sequence ATGGACATTACACCTAAAATCACGCCTATGCTCCAGCAGTACCTGGAAATCAAGGGGCAGCATGAAAACGCCATTCTTTTTTACAGGATGGGGGATTTCTATGAAATGTTTTTTGATGATGCCATCAAGGCCTCAAAAATTCTTGGTATTACTCTTACCTCACGTAACAAAAAGACCGACCAAGTACAGGTTCCGATGTGCGGCATACCTTACCATGCTGCCCAAACATATCTAGCTAAACTGATTCATGCCGGTCAACGAGTAGCTATCTGTGAACAGATAGAAGATCCAACCGAAGCAAAAGGAATTGTAAAAAGAGAGGTCGTTCGAGTCGTCTCTCCCGGGGTGATAACCGACGACCAGTTGCTGGACGGAAAAAGTAACAATTACCTATGTTCACTGGTAGGCAATCACCAAGGAAAGGGCCAAAACTACGGGATAAGCTTTCTTGATGTTACCACCGGTGAATTTCTTGTCAGTGAATTTCCCCTGCACCAAGAAAACTCATATGACATCTTTGACCAATTAACACGCCTCTCGCCTTCCGAGCTGCTTATATCTCGCGAGGATAAAGCCAGCCTAGACCCTTTACTTCAGCAGCTACGACTTTTGTTTCCCGATATCTGTGTCACTGAAAGAGATGGCACCATATATCGCTATGAGGCAGCAGAGGTCCTCCTCCTCGAGCACTTCAAAGTCATGACCCTTGATGGCTTTGGCTGTGGTCATTTTACTGTTGGTCTGCTTGCTGCCGCCTCCCTTCTAGAATATATTATTGAGACCCAAAAAGCGGCAGTTCACCATATTGACAAACTCGCTCCGCTTGACATCGGCTCCATCCTGCAGATAGACGATTCATCCCGGCGCAACCTGGAACTCACCCAGACCCTTGCAGGTGGACAAAGGCAGGGCTCCTTGCTTTCGGTTCTTGACCATACCTGTACACCCATGGGAGCCAGGCTGTTAAAACACAACCTGCTCTTCCCCCTTCAAGATTGTCTCCGAATTATCAGGCGCCTTGATGCTGTTACCTTTTTTTTCATGAACAGTTCATTGCGAAAGGAGCTCCGAAACCTACTCGACAGCGTATATGATCTCGAAAGGTTAAATAGCAAAATGATTCTCGGATCCGGAAATGGCAGAGACATGTTGGCTATGAAGAACTCTCTCGCCTGTCTTCCCGAAGTGCGCGCTCTCCTTGAGCACTGTGACCCCGATAGGCTTGTCAAGATCCGCCAGCACCTTGATTGTTTAATAGATTTACATACGTTACTGGACGCAGCCATAAATAATGAAGCCCCAATTGGTATTCGAGAGGGGCATCTGATTAAAACCGGGTACAACGATGAACTCGATCAACTTGTAGTGCTATTGCGTGACCAAAAGAAACTAATCCTTGAGCTTGAGCAGAGAGAAAGAGAAACCACTGGTATTTCCAAATTAAAAATTAGCTTCAACAAGGTATTCGGCTACTTTATTGAGGTCAGTAAGACTCAAGAGGCAAAGGTTCCTGATTATTATATACGAAAGCAAACTCTTGCCAATGCCGAGCGATTTATCACCCCAGAGCTCAAAGAGTTTGAAGACCGTGTCCTTGGAGCCCAAGATCGGCGTATTGCCTTGGAGTACCAGCTCTTTCTCGACATCCGGCAACAGATCTCTGAAAACTCTAACCGAATTCAGCAAACCGCCCGGCAACTTGCAGTGCTCGATTTCTTTTCAACCTGCGCTGAAGTGGCTTACAAATACAACTATCGTCGCCCTGAGATACACGAAGGCGATGATATCTGTATTGTTGAAGGCAGACACCCTGTCATAGAACGTTCCCTGCCTTCTAGCAAATTCGTCCCAAATGATGTCCATCTCGACCAAACTTCAGAAGAAATGCTCATCATTACCGGTCCGAACATGGCTGGAAAATCTACTATCCTCCGACAAACCGCTCTGATTGTTCTAATGGCTCAAATGGGGTCTTTTGTCCCCGCTGAATCCGCCAGCATTGGTATTGTTGATCGCATTTTTACCCGTGTTGGCGCCATGGATAATTTACGCCGTGGCCAGTCGACATTTATGGTTGAGATGAGTGAGACAGCCAATATCCTCAACAATGCGACAGAAAGGAGCCTAGTAATCCTTGACGAAATCGGCCGGGGCACTTCAACATTTGATGGCCTATCGATAGCTTGGGCTGTTGCCGAAGATTTAGTAGAAAAAAATGGCAAAGGAGTCAAAACTCTCTTTGCAACGCACTACCACGAACTGACCAGTCTAGCAAAAGAAAACCCACGTGTTCAAAACTATTCTATTGCTGTCCGAGAATGGCAAGGTAACGTAATATTTCTCCACAAACTTGTCAAAGGCGGGACAAGTAGAAGCTACGGGATCCAAGTCGCAGGACTGGCAGGTGTTCCCGACAAAGTTGTCAAACGAGCCAGTGAGATTCTAAAGGACATTGAACTCGGTACGTTTCAACAATTTCCCTTAGAAGCAACTCCCAACACCAAAAGCAAGACGTTCAAAAAATCTTCAGGCCAGCTCTCACTCTTTTCACTTCCCCAAGATCCGATAAGAGAGTACCTCAAAACCATTAATCTCGATAAATGCACCCCCTTAGATGCGCTTACCTATCTCTACTCTCTGAAACACCTGCTTGATAAATAA
- a CDS encoding HIT domain-containing protein translates to MKTLWTPWRVEHVLGTAAQRTGCIFEPTGHDPADKKQLLLYRDNQVVVLLNRYPYTNGHLLIAPIRHIACLTDLSLEEITSVMAMIQKATRLLNKHLKPEGLNIGCNVGTIAGAGIADHLHFHIVPRWNGDHNFISVLADIRTIPEHIEATYDRLAPDFLALNTSK, encoded by the coding sequence ATGAAAACCCTATGGACACCCTGGCGAGTAGAACATGTTCTCGGTACTGCTGCCCAAAGGACCGGGTGTATTTTCGAACCAACTGGTCATGATCCTGCGGATAAAAAGCAACTTCTCCTATATCGGGACAACCAGGTAGTTGTTCTTCTCAACCGCTATCCATACACCAATGGGCACCTCCTGATTGCGCCAATACGCCATATTGCCTGTTTAACAGACCTTTCTCTGGAGGAAATCACTTCAGTTATGGCAATGATCCAAAAAGCAACAAGGCTATTAAACAAACATCTCAAACCTGAAGGCCTCAACATCGGATGCAATGTTGGCACAATTGCCGGAGCAGGTATTGCCGACCACCTGCATTTCCATATAGTTCCACGCTGGAATGGCGACCATAATTTCATCTCTGTCCTTGCCGACATACGCACCATCCCTGAGCATATCGAGGCGACTTATGACAGACTCGCTCCCGATTTCCTCGCTCTTAACACAAGTAAGTGA
- a CDS encoding metallophosphatase family protein: MKQIGILSDTHISTITDDFLHQCTTAFDQCETVIHAGDLIDISILAAFRGKELHAVCGNSCNNLTKLALPKEKSIRIHGFLFGITHGSGSRQNIKDRVFDRFPTAECIIYGHTHVASLHKIGNTLLVNPGSFQGTGKFGCSGTYAILKIDSQGIHPSIHTLPPCV; the protein is encoded by the coding sequence ATGAAACAGATCGGAATTCTTTCAGATACCCATATTTCCACGATTACAGATGATTTTCTTCATCAATGTACCACCGCCTTTGATCAATGTGAAACCGTGATCCACGCCGGTGATCTTATCGATATATCGATTTTGGCAGCCTTTCGCGGCAAGGAGTTGCATGCAGTCTGCGGCAACTCGTGCAATAACCTTACCAAACTGGCCCTTCCCAAAGAGAAATCTATCCGCATCCACGGGTTTCTTTTTGGAATTACCCATGGCTCTGGCTCCAGGCAAAATATTAAAGACCGGGTTTTCGATCGATTTCCAACTGCCGAGTGTATTATTTATGGGCATACCCACGTTGCCTCCTTGCATAAAATTGGCAACACTCTCCTCGTAAATCCGGGTTCCTTCCAAGGCACCGGGAAATTTGGCTGCAGCGGAACCTATGCAATTCTTAAAATAGACAGTCAAGGAATCCACCCTTCAATCCACACCCTGCCACCTTGCGTATGA
- the efp gene encoding elongation factor P: MLSASDLRKGLKVQIDGSPYIVTEFEFSKPGKGQALYRCKMRNMISGNQLVKTYRSNDKFEKAELDERNMQFLYNQGEEFHFMDTDNYEQLSLTKEQMGDNIHFLLENMDVVVLFFDGKPIDISIPTFVNLVVTRADPWAKGDTSGNDTKPVTVQTGYELQVPPFVEEGDKIQIDTRTGEYVTRVKE; the protein is encoded by the coding sequence ATGCTCAGCGCCTCTGATTTACGCAAAGGTCTCAAAGTTCAGATAGATGGTAGCCCCTATATCGTTACGGAATTTGAGTTTTCAAAACCCGGAAAAGGCCAGGCTCTTTACCGGTGTAAGATGAGAAATATGATCTCCGGCAATCAGCTGGTCAAGACTTATAGATCAAATGATAAGTTTGAGAAGGCCGAGCTTGATGAGAGGAATATGCAGTTTCTTTACAATCAGGGCGAAGAATTCCATTTTATGGATACCGACAACTACGAGCAGCTCAGTCTGACGAAAGAGCAGATGGGTGATAATATCCATTTTCTTCTGGAGAATATGGATGTAGTGGTCCTTTTCTTTGACGGTAAGCCAATCGATATTAGCATTCCCACTTTTGTTAATCTCGTCGTTACCCGAGCTGATCCATGGGCAAAGGGAGACACCTCCGGAAATGACACAAAACCGGTAACTGTGCAAACCGGCTATGAATTGCAGGTGCCGCCCTTTGTTGAGGAAGGCGATAAGATTCAGATTGATACCCGAACCGGGGAGTATGTCACCCGGGTCAAAGAGTAA
- the epmA gene encoding EF-P lysine aminoacylase EpmA has translation MSPGSKSKILLSIKGLHSRAAFFRFIRIFFHEQGFLEVDTPLRQPVYLPESNIVPIIAEDQFLQTSPELCMKRLLAQGCEKIFQLSHCFRKGERGRLHLEEFQMLEWYRASCDYHQLMVDCENLLHFLLEAMQSYTVSSGVPEGQRIFPDINLESPWQRLTVAEAFARYSPVSLDQALDTASFDEILTEHVEPRLGLRSPTFLCDYPGQLASLARKCPSDQDIAERFELYIQGVELANGFSELTDQNEQRRRFQEEISAIHTTSGRVAAMPERFLQDLGKLGEAAGIAMGVDRLFMLAKGYKNIAGAVTFAPNDFV, from the coding sequence ATGTCACCCGGGTCAAAGAGTAAGATTTTGCTGAGTATCAAGGGGCTGCACTCCCGTGCAGCCTTTTTTCGTTTCATCCGAATTTTCTTCCATGAGCAGGGATTTCTTGAGGTCGATACCCCGCTTCGTCAACCCGTCTATCTTCCGGAAAGCAATATAGTTCCAATCATTGCTGAAGATCAGTTCCTGCAAACATCACCCGAATTGTGCATGAAGAGGCTGCTTGCCCAAGGCTGTGAGAAAATATTCCAGCTCAGCCACTGCTTTCGTAAAGGCGAACGAGGCAGGCTTCATTTAGAGGAATTCCAGATGCTGGAGTGGTATAGGGCCAGTTGTGATTACCATCAGCTAATGGTTGATTGCGAGAACCTCCTGCACTTTCTGCTTGAAGCAATGCAAAGCTATACGGTTTCTAGCGGTGTCCCAGAAGGACAAAGAATATTTCCGGACATCAATCTTGAGTCCCCTTGGCAGCGTTTGACAGTTGCCGAGGCTTTTGCCAGATATAGCCCCGTATCGTTGGATCAAGCTCTCGATACGGCAAGCTTTGATGAAATTCTGACAGAGCATGTCGAGCCCCGACTTGGCCTGAGATCACCCACCTTTCTCTGTGATTATCCCGGACAACTTGCCTCGTTGGCTCGGAAATGCCCATCCGATCAGGATATCGCCGAGCGTTTCGAACTCTACATTCAGGGAGTTGAACTCGCTAATGGTTTCTCCGAATTGACGGATCAGAATGAACAGCGGCGCCGGTTTCAGGAGGAAATATCGGCAATTCATACCACTAGCGGAAGGGTCGCGGCGATGCCTGAGAGATTCCTTCAGGATCTTGGGAAGTTGGGAGAGGCTGCGGGGATTGCAATGGGGGTCGATCGCCTTTTTATGTTGGCGAAGGGGTATAAAAACATTGCTGGTGCTGTTACCTTTGCACCGAATGATTTTGTCTAG
- a CDS encoding AAA family ATPase codes for MKQGVVSDKGFLLFTGGVGTGKTTLINVLSKSLDNPGYLCVISNPCLGIDDFFHYFAAKLGLLFDGNRAKFLFIFTKLLEESKKNKRKVLLIVDEAHALPTELLEEIRLLVNMAVEVKNVLSIFLVGQPELLNRLTEEQLSPLSERIAVRYHLRQLCKEEALQYISFRLEWSGYKGAPLFTRGALDLIYEATDGNPRQINILCDNALFAAYSRDRIQIDGQLIRECASKLFIPGDESAFFLRPEKPFWSGMLIATAFGVLLLEGAGAAYAYQKGWLQPIFRYLLNSLGWVE; via the coding sequence TTGAAGCAGGGCGTTGTCTCCGACAAGGGCTTTCTGCTTTTTACTGGCGGTGTTGGTACCGGTAAGACCACTCTTATCAATGTGCTCTCAAAATCCCTTGATAACCCAGGGTATCTTTGTGTGATTTCCAATCCTTGTCTGGGAATCGATGATTTCTTTCATTACTTTGCCGCCAAACTGGGGCTTCTCTTTGATGGCAATAGGGCCAAATTTCTGTTTATTTTTACGAAATTATTAGAGGAGAGCAAAAAGAATAAGAGAAAGGTTTTACTCATAGTCGACGAGGCACACGCCCTGCCGACAGAACTACTTGAAGAGATACGCCTGTTGGTGAACATGGCGGTCGAGGTGAAAAATGTCCTGAGCATCTTTTTGGTTGGTCAGCCGGAACTCTTGAATCGGTTGACAGAGGAGCAGCTTTCACCTCTTAGTGAGCGCATCGCCGTGCGCTACCACCTGAGACAGCTTTGCAAGGAAGAGGCCTTGCAGTATATAAGCTTTAGACTGGAATGGTCCGGGTATAAAGGTGCTCCCTTATTTACCCGTGGGGCACTTGATTTGATATATGAAGCGACCGATGGTAACCCGCGGCAGATAAACATCCTTTGTGATAATGCCCTTTTTGCAGCGTATTCTCGGGATAGAATCCAGATTGATGGACAGTTAATCCGTGAGTGTGCCAGCAAATTATTCATTCCCGGTGACGAGAGTGCTTTCTTCCTGCGGCCGGAAAAACCGTTCTGGAGTGGAATGCTGATTGCTACTGCTTTTGGCGTTTTGTTACTCGAAGGGGCCGGCGCAGCATATGCTTACCAAAAAGGGTGGTTACAGCCGATTTTCCGGTATCTTTTAAACTCTTTGGGATGGGTTGAATGA
- a CDS encoding polysaccharide biosynthesis tyrosine autokinase: MMAAGGIPPKLQDSDSPFEAIVNHSSSTVAGGKSAKNYPEPGKISEDQGRVMSAAESINWDERLLRAVNFSGQISEAFRVLRSKILMPLDGRQAPKTIMVTSVLPKEGKTFVTANLGIALAQCVDQYSLLVDCDLRLPSLAKLLGVPDDRGLSDYLRNKAELADLIRKTSMEKLSIIASGIPPANPAELLGSARMHGLVGELSSRYPDRFVIFDSPPLQVASESMVLAQVVDGVVLVVRYGVSTRSLVEKAIEEIGKQKIIGMIFNGHKENFIISRFINKNYLYYEDYYRGKKK, encoded by the coding sequence ATGATGGCAGCAGGAGGAATTCCACCAAAATTGCAAGACAGCGACAGCCCGTTCGAGGCAATCGTCAACCATTCTTCCTCAACCGTGGCAGGCGGTAAAAGTGCGAAAAATTACCCGGAACCGGGAAAGATTTCGGAAGACCAGGGGCGCGTAATGTCTGCAGCCGAATCTATCAATTGGGATGAACGGTTGCTGCGAGCGGTGAATTTCTCAGGGCAGATATCGGAAGCTTTTCGTGTTTTGCGCTCAAAGATTTTGATGCCGCTGGATGGACGGCAAGCTCCAAAGACCATCATGGTCACATCCGTCCTGCCTAAGGAGGGAAAAACCTTTGTCACCGCGAACTTGGGTATAGCACTCGCCCAGTGTGTCGATCAATACTCCTTGCTTGTTGATTGCGATCTTCGGCTACCGTCTCTTGCTAAACTCCTTGGTGTGCCGGACGACAGGGGACTTAGCGATTATCTTCGAAATAAGGCGGAGCTGGCCGACCTTATCCGTAAAACATCGATGGAAAAGCTTTCCATTATTGCCAGTGGCATACCTCCTGCAAATCCAGCCGAATTGCTTGGCTCGGCCAGAATGCATGGCCTCGTTGGGGAACTCTCTTCCCGTTATCCTGATAGATTCGTGATTTTTGACAGTCCTCCTCTGCAGGTAGCCTCTGAGTCGATGGTTCTCGCTCAGGTTGTTGATGGCGTAGTGTTGGTTGTGCGATATGGTGTCTCCACTCGATCCTTGGTTGAGAAGGCTATAGAAGAAATCGGCAAACAAAAAATCATCGGGATGATTTTTAACGGGCATAAGGAAAACTTTATTATTTCTCGGTTCATCAACAAGAACTACTTGTATTACGAAGATTATTATCGCGGGAAAAAGAAATAG
- a CDS encoding YgiQ family radical SAM protein — protein sequence MNQRTPLPITWQECTLRGWSDLDVLLITGDAYVDHPSYGVALIGRVLLSHGYRVAILAQPRFDISADFNAFPAPLLFCGITAGNLDSIVANYSGNGKVRDTDAYSPQGKPWRGEIQSKTERWRPDRATLIYTSLARSAFRGIPIVLGGIEASLRRFVHYDYKQGGLRSSFLTDAKADILVYGMGEKAVLEIADRCRQNLPLSNIAGTCQRLTEKELAGFLPEFQGKNSQKHLVLPSWEEIHAKPQRFLDAEIALDRHARACSPRIILQRQQTHWVIQHPAPPPLDPEELDAIYNLPFTRRPHPPGQEIPAYRMIRDSVTIVRGCSGNCSFCAITRHQGPAIISRSRQSILQECQRIAGMEDFSGTITDLGGPTANLYGTTCAIGSCSKRDCLYPRLCPNLRIDEEAFLALLRDVSKINKVAHLFISSGLRMELLLHTPRLLETILRSHTPGALKIAPEHSDDDLLSLMHKEPHDLLQRFVGKCREIEKKIGKRIELTPYIITSHPGSRPEVVEKLVGDLHKLDLSVRKFQDFTPTPGTISTAMYVTGLRADNKQPLIVPRSHTDRQKERRILEEHFHRKLAVRNNPHHKRKK from the coding sequence ATGAATCAACGCACACCCCTTCCCATCACATGGCAAGAATGTACCCTGCGCGGCTGGAGCGACCTTGACGTTCTCCTCATTACCGGGGATGCTTATGTGGACCATCCCTCATACGGCGTGGCCCTTATCGGACGAGTTCTTCTCAGCCATGGCTATCGAGTGGCGATCCTCGCTCAACCTCGCTTTGACATCTCTGCCGATTTCAACGCTTTTCCTGCACCATTGCTTTTTTGCGGCATTACCGCCGGAAACCTCGATTCTATTGTTGCAAACTACAGTGGCAACGGCAAGGTTCGTGATACCGACGCGTATTCGCCACAAGGTAAACCGTGGCGCGGTGAGATACAAAGCAAGACAGAACGATGGCGCCCCGACCGTGCCACTCTCATCTACACCAGCCTGGCCCGGTCAGCATTTCGTGGTATCCCCATTGTACTGGGTGGCATTGAGGCTTCTCTGCGACGGTTCGTTCACTATGACTACAAACAAGGTGGACTTCGCTCCTCTTTTTTAACCGATGCCAAGGCGGATATTCTCGTCTATGGCATGGGTGAAAAGGCGGTGTTGGAAATTGCCGACAGGTGTCGGCAAAACCTGCCCCTCTCGAATATTGCCGGAACGTGCCAGCGCCTTACTGAGAAGGAACTCGCCGGATTTCTTCCTGAATTCCAGGGAAAGAATTCGCAAAAGCACCTCGTTCTGCCCTCCTGGGAAGAGATCCACGCCAAGCCGCAGCGTTTTCTCGATGCTGAGATTGCCCTCGACCGGCATGCCCGGGCCTGCTCACCGAGGATCATCCTGCAACGCCAGCAAACCCATTGGGTTATTCAACATCCAGCGCCTCCACCGCTTGATCCTGAAGAACTTGATGCCATTTACAACCTGCCCTTCACCCGCCGGCCGCACCCTCCTGGACAAGAGATCCCCGCCTATAGAATGATCCGGGACTCGGTGACTATCGTTCGGGGGTGTTCCGGCAATTGCTCTTTTTGTGCCATCACCAGACACCAGGGGCCAGCAATTATTTCCCGAAGCCGACAATCTATACTCCAGGAATGCCAACGTATTGCCGGGATGGAGGATTTTTCCGGCACCATCACCGATCTGGGCGGGCCAACCGCCAATCTTTACGGAACCACCTGCGCCATCGGATCCTGTAGCAAACGGGATTGTCTCTATCCAAGACTCTGCCCCAACCTGCGCATTGACGAAGAGGCCTTTCTGGCCCTGCTCAGGGATGTCTCAAAGATAAATAAAGTTGCCCACCTCTTCATTTCTTCCGGATTGAGAATGGAGCTGCTGCTCCATACGCCACGTTTGCTTGAGACAATCCTTCGATCCCACACACCTGGGGCCCTGAAAATTGCCCCCGAACACAGTGATGACGACCTTCTCAGTCTGATGCACAAGGAACCACACGACCTTCTGCAGAGATTTGTTGGCAAATGCCGGGAAATTGAAAAGAAAATAGGTAAGAGAATAGAGTTGACTCCGTATATTATTACCTCTCACCCAGGGTCGAGGCCAGAAGTCGTGGAAAAACTGGTAGGAGACTTACATAAGCTGGATCTGTCGGTGCGAAAGTTTCAGGATTTCACTCCCACGCCGGGCACCATCTCAACGGCAATGTATGTGACCGGGCTTCGGGCCGATAACAAACAGCCGCTCATCGTTCCCCGCAGCCACACAGACCGGCAGAAAGAACGCCGTATTCTTGAGGAGCATTTTCACAGAAAGCTTGCTGTCAGGAACAATCCCCATCACAAAAGAAAGAAATAA
- a CDS encoding response regulator transcription factor yields the protein MLSGKKEFRILLADDHALIRHGIKNILKANESLKIVGEVSNGEELMAFLEAMVVDLIVLDISMPGVGGMESLGRVKSKYPDVKILMLTMYNSKQYFYDAMSAGANGYLMKDDSDGELLVAITKVLSGQNYISPHMVGDFANDVITLYRNEKRSPFQELTKREKEVLHLIVKGFTSKQMAENLHVSHRTIDHHRANLLRKFNRKNSAEMVNYAVRNGFVSAD from the coding sequence ATGCTTTCAGGGAAGAAGGAATTTCGCATATTGCTTGCGGATGATCATGCCCTTATCCGTCATGGCATAAAAAATATCTTAAAAGCGAATGAATCATTAAAGATAGTTGGAGAGGTGAGCAATGGTGAGGAGCTGATGGCCTTTCTTGAGGCTATGGTGGTCGATCTCATCGTTCTTGATATCTCAATGCCTGGGGTTGGTGGCATGGAGAGCCTTGGCAGGGTCAAAAGTAAATATCCCGATGTAAAAATCTTGATGCTTACCATGTATAACAGCAAACAATATTTTTATGATGCCATGTCGGCGGGTGCCAATGGGTATCTCATGAAGGACGATTCAGATGGTGAGCTTCTGGTGGCAATCACCAAGGTTTTATCCGGCCAAAACTATATTTCTCCTCATATGGTTGGTGACTTTGCCAATGATGTCATCACCCTATACCGAAACGAAAAAAGGAGCCCTTTTCAGGAACTCACCAAGCGGGAAAAGGAAGTTCTGCATCTGATCGTTAAGGGCTTTACCAGCAAGCAAATGGCTGAAAACCTGCACGTTAGCCATCGAACTATAGACCACCATCGGGCCAATCTGCTGCGAAAATTCAACCGAAAAAACAGCGCCGAAATGGTCAACTACGCTGTACGCAACGGTTTTGTTTCTGCCGATTGA
- a CDS encoding (deoxy)nucleoside triphosphate pyrophosphohydrolase has product MLDVAAGIIVKNGCVLAARRRPGLHLAGYWEFPGGKVEPGETPQQCLRRELLEEFGIYCEVSAFLGESIHDYGSKVVRLLGFLTVHTGGTFLLRDHDQIIWLSPEELPHLCWAPADIPLVKLLIKQLAKEALGHARD; this is encoded by the coding sequence GTGCTTGATGTTGCCGCCGGGATTATTGTCAAGAATGGCTGTGTCCTCGCTGCCCGCAGGAGGCCGGGGTTACATTTGGCCGGATACTGGGAATTTCCGGGTGGCAAGGTCGAACCTGGAGAAACTCCCCAGCAATGCCTGCGCCGGGAACTGTTGGAGGAATTTGGCATTTATTGCGAGGTTAGCGCCTTTCTTGGTGAATCTATTCACGATTACGGTAGTAAGGTGGTCCGTCTTCTTGGCTTTCTCACGGTTCATACGGGTGGGACATTTCTCCTCCGTGACCACGATCAAATCATTTGGCTGTCTCCGGAGGAGTTGCCTCACTTGTGTTGGGCGCCAGCGGATATTCCTTTGGTGAAATTGTTGATCAAGCAGCTCGCCAAGGAGGCCCTGGGTCATGCTCGGGATTAA
- a CDS encoding HU family DNA-binding protein: MNKGDLITTIAEVRGMPRLQAQRALDRVLAKMADAMENGERVTLIGFGSFKVVARAAHKGRNPQTGQSIVIPSHKVVKFKPAKTLSGKVR; this comes from the coding sequence ATGAATAAGGGTGACTTGATTACAACAATTGCAGAAGTCCGGGGTATGCCGAGACTTCAGGCGCAACGCGCCCTGGACAGGGTGCTGGCAAAGATGGCGGATGCCATGGAAAATGGAGAGAGGGTGACCTTGATTGGCTTTGGGTCTTTTAAAGTCGTGGCAAGGGCAGCACACAAAGGAAGGAATCCCCAGACAGGACAAAGCATTGTCATTCCTTCGCACAAAGTCGTAAAGTTCAAACCGGCGAAGACGCTCTCAGGTAAGGTGCGTTAG